A section of the Streptomyces sp. NBC_01591 genome encodes:
- a CDS encoding precorrin-8X methylmutase — translation MHQYEKDGPAIYRQSFATIRAEADLAGLPADVSQVAVRMIHACGMVDLVRDLAFTPDAVARARAALRAGAPILCDVAMVASGVTRKRLPADNEVVCTLSDPAVPELAKHMGTTRSAAALELWRDRLEGSVVAVGNAPTALFRLLEMIEEGAPRPAAVIGVPVGFIGAAESKDALAAHPSGLEHLIVRGRRGGSAMAAAALNAIASEEE, via the coding sequence GTGCACCAGTACGAGAAGGACGGACCGGCGATCTATCGCCAGTCCTTCGCCACGATCCGTGCAGAGGCGGATCTCGCAGGCCTGCCCGCCGATGTGAGCCAGGTCGCGGTCCGCATGATCCACGCCTGCGGGATGGTCGACCTCGTCCGTGATCTCGCTTTCACCCCGGACGCGGTCGCCCGCGCCCGCGCCGCTCTGCGGGCCGGCGCACCCATCCTGTGCGACGTGGCCATGGTCGCCAGCGGTGTCACCCGCAAGCGGCTGCCCGCGGACAACGAGGTGGTGTGCACCCTGTCCGACCCGGCGGTGCCCGAGCTCGCGAAGCATATGGGCACCACCCGTAGCGCCGCCGCCCTGGAGCTGTGGCGCGACCGGCTGGAAGGTTCGGTCGTCGCTGTCGGGAACGCACCGACCGCCCTGTTCCGGCTGCTGGAGATGATCGAGGAGGGCGCCCCGCGCCCCGCCGCCGTCATCGGTGTGCCGGTCGGCTTCATCGGTGCCGCCGAGTCCAAGGACGCCCTGGCCGCGCACCCGTCCGGGCTGGAGCATCTGATCGTTCGAGGCCGTCGCGGCGGCAGCGCCATGGCGGCCGCTGCCCTCAACGCGATCGCCAGCGAGGAAGAGTAG
- a CDS encoding GntR family transcriptional regulator, whose product MTGSEDFEPESERVTRLLRDEIIDGVREPGSKLVERELAAELGVSRLPIREALKSLVTEGLVTPRPRTWAVVREFTPADVEDLDEVRAALETLTFRLAAQRRTRAGLEKLRADLDAELKAADRGDAVRARRAAADFHETVTALADNELLNELQSTLRSRMRWLLGQHDDIEGVAQGHEGLYRAIAERDVAGVEKLAGKHLVTGRNAAAARRKHQD is encoded by the coding sequence ATGACAGGGTCTGAGGACTTCGAGCCCGAGTCGGAGCGGGTCACACGCCTGCTCCGTGACGAGATCATCGACGGTGTGCGTGAGCCGGGCAGCAAGCTCGTCGAGCGCGAGCTCGCCGCCGAGCTCGGGGTGAGCAGGCTGCCCATCCGGGAGGCCCTGAAGTCACTGGTCACCGAGGGGCTGGTCACGCCGAGGCCGCGGACATGGGCCGTCGTGCGGGAGTTCACGCCGGCGGATGTCGAGGACCTCGACGAGGTCCGCGCGGCCCTTGAGACGCTGACCTTCCGGCTCGCCGCCCAACGGCGCACCCGCGCGGGACTGGAGAAGCTCCGCGCGGATCTCGACGCCGAGCTGAAGGCGGCGGACAGGGGAGATGCCGTACGGGCCCGCCGGGCCGCCGCCGACTTCCACGAGACGGTGACCGCGCTGGCCGACAACGAACTCCTGAACGAGCTCCAGAGCACCCTCCGCAGCAGGATGCGCTGGCTGCTGGGACAGCACGACGACATCGAGGGCGTCGCGCAGGGGCACGAGGGCCTGTACCGGGCGATCGCGGAGCGTGACGTCGCGGGCGTCGAAAAGCTGGCCGGCAAGCACCTGGTGACAGGCCGCAACGCAGCTGCCGCGCGACGCAAGCACCAGGACTGA
- a CDS encoding FecCD family ABC transporter permease, whose protein sequence is MATPLDRKPAVPPRTSRAGAGPAPPRRVSLPLLLISLCAVLLVSLVCGAGIGASGLSWGEVLRCLWAGLTGGRIAPDQVPAYTIVWELRFPRAVLAAVVGAGLAAIGVAVQAMVRNALADPFVLGISSGAAVGANAVLIFGAFGALGIWALSTAAFLSALLAMMLVYAIARTDRGLTPLRLVLTGTAMYYGFSAVTTFMVFAAERGEAARSAMMWMLGSLGGATWSSVPIAAGAVLGGLAHLAWSARRLNALAMGDETAAALGVDAGRLRKELFLVSAAVTGAVVAVSGAIGFVGLMVPHAVRMLVGADHRRLLAVAPLAGAVLLIWVDILSRVVLAPAELPVGVLTAVIGVPCFVLLMRRRSYTFGGA, encoded by the coding sequence GTGGCCACCCCCCTCGACCGTAAACCCGCCGTGCCGCCGCGCACGTCCCGCGCCGGCGCCGGGCCCGCCCCGCCACGGCGCGTGTCTCTGCCGCTGCTCCTGATCTCCTTGTGCGCCGTGCTCCTGGTCTCACTCGTCTGCGGGGCGGGGATCGGGGCGTCGGGGCTCTCCTGGGGCGAAGTGCTGCGTTGCCTGTGGGCCGGGCTGACCGGCGGCCGGATAGCCCCCGACCAGGTCCCGGCGTACACGATCGTCTGGGAACTGCGCTTTCCGCGAGCCGTGCTGGCCGCGGTCGTCGGGGCCGGTCTCGCGGCCATCGGCGTCGCCGTACAGGCCATGGTCCGCAACGCCCTCGCCGACCCGTTCGTCCTCGGCATCTCCTCGGGAGCGGCCGTCGGCGCCAATGCCGTGCTCATCTTCGGGGCCTTCGGCGCGCTGGGCATCTGGGCGCTGTCGACGGCGGCTTTCCTTTCCGCGCTCCTCGCCATGATGCTGGTGTACGCGATCGCACGCACCGATCGGGGTCTGACCCCGCTGCGGCTCGTCCTGACGGGCACCGCGATGTACTACGGCTTCTCGGCGGTCACCACGTTCATGGTGTTCGCGGCCGAGCGCGGTGAAGCCGCCCGTTCCGCCATGATGTGGATGCTCGGCAGTCTCGGCGGAGCCACCTGGTCCTCCGTGCCGATCGCCGCGGGGGCCGTGCTCGGCGGCCTCGCCCACCTCGCCTGGTCGGCGCGCCGGCTGAACGCCCTGGCCATGGGCGACGAGACCGCGGCCGCGCTGGGCGTGGACGCGGGACGGCTGCGCAAGGAGCTGTTCCTGGTCTCTGCGGCCGTCACGGGGGCGGTGGTCGCGGTGAGCGGTGCGATCGGCTTCGTCGGGCTGATGGTGCCGCACGCCGTACGGATGCTGGTCGGAGCGGACCACCGCCGGCTGCTGGCCGTCGCGCCACTGGCGGGCGCTGTCCTGCTGATCTGGGTGGACATCCTCTCCCGTGTCGTGCTCGCGCCCGCCGAACTGCCGGTGGGCGTGCTGACCGCGGTCATCGGCGTGCCGTGCTTCGTGTTGCTGATGCGCCGCCGCTCGTACACGTTCGGAGGTGCGTGA
- the cbiE gene encoding precorrin-6y C5,15-methyltransferase (decarboxylating) subunit CbiE codes for MTLAPPEQPVPPAVTVVGIGADGWAGLPDAARTELAGAEVLIGAERQLGLLPTSCRGQRVPWPSPLRPAVPGLLAAHAGSRIAVLASGDPMFYGIGRALTEVLGADALRILPHPSSVSYACARIGWPLEDTEVVTLVGRPAARLAAALHDGRRVLVLSADAGTPAAVAGLLREQGFGPSRLRVLEQLGGADEACVEGTADHWPHPPGDPLNIVAIECRRTPHALRLGAVPGLPDEAYEHDGQLTKRHIRAATLGVLAPAPGELLWDIGGGSGSIAIEWMRSHPSCRAITVERDPARAERIARNAGRLGVPALRVVTGRAPGNLAELPTPDAVFIGGGLTAPGLLDTCWDALPPGGRLVANTVTLESEALLAEAHRRHGGDLVRLAVAHAVPVGGFTGWRQAMPVTQWSVRKPSISTDAARSAPEPAQNPGDNR; via the coding sequence GTGACTCTCGCTCCACCCGAACAACCCGTCCCACCTGCGGTGACCGTCGTGGGAATCGGCGCCGACGGATGGGCGGGACTGCCCGACGCGGCGCGTACGGAGCTTGCCGGGGCAGAGGTTCTCATCGGTGCCGAGCGACAACTCGGCCTGCTCCCGACGTCATGCCGGGGACAACGCGTGCCGTGGCCCTCGCCGTTGCGGCCCGCCGTCCCCGGCCTGCTCGCCGCGCACGCCGGGAGCAGGATCGCCGTCCTGGCCAGCGGCGACCCGATGTTCTACGGCATCGGCCGGGCCCTCACCGAAGTGCTCGGCGCCGATGCGCTGAGGATCCTGCCCCACCCGTCGTCCGTGTCCTATGCCTGCGCCCGGATCGGCTGGCCGCTGGAGGATACCGAGGTCGTCACTCTGGTCGGCCGCCCCGCCGCCCGGCTGGCCGCCGCCCTGCACGACGGGCGACGGGTACTGGTCCTCAGCGCGGACGCCGGCACTCCGGCCGCGGTGGCCGGACTGCTGCGCGAACAGGGCTTCGGACCGAGCCGTCTGCGCGTGCTCGAACAGCTCGGCGGAGCGGATGAAGCGTGCGTGGAGGGCACCGCGGACCACTGGCCGCACCCACCGGGCGACCCGCTGAACATCGTCGCGATCGAATGCCGGCGCACCCCCCACGCCCTGCGCCTCGGCGCCGTCCCCGGCCTGCCCGACGAGGCGTACGAACACGACGGGCAGCTCACCAAGCGGCACATCCGGGCCGCGACCCTCGGTGTGCTCGCGCCCGCCCCCGGCGAACTCCTGTGGGACATCGGCGGCGGCTCGGGATCCATCGCGATCGAATGGATGCGGAGCCACCCGTCCTGCCGCGCGATCACCGTGGAACGCGATCCGGCCCGGGCCGAACGCATTGCGCGCAACGCCGGCCGTCTCGGCGTACCGGCCCTGCGCGTGGTCACCGGCCGGGCCCCCGGCAACCTGGCCGAACTGCCCACGCCCGACGCCGTGTTCATCGGCGGCGGGCTGACCGCACCCGGCCTTCTCGACACCTGCTGGGACGCGCTGCCGCCCGGCGGACGCCTGGTCGCCAACACGGTCACGCTGGAATCCGAGGCACTGCTCGCCGAGGCTCACCGCAGGCACGGCGGTGACCTGGTCCGCCTCGCGGTCGCGCATGCCGTGCCGGTCGGTGGCTTCACCGGCTGGCGGCAGGCCATGCCGGTCACCCAGTGGTCCGTACGCAAACCCTCCATCAGCACCGATGCGGCACGCTCAGCACCAGAGCCCGCGCAAAACCCAGGAGACAACAGATGA
- a CDS encoding ABC transporter ATP-binding protein — MRIDIDALTVEIAGARLVEEATLAAGEGQLVGLVGPNGSGKSTLLRCVYRALRPSAGTVRLGGEDLYAMSAREGARRLAALPQEAVTEFDFTVAEVVAMGRLPHQRSVGRATDEDRQACESALAGVDAGHLADRGFLTLSGGEKQRVLIARALAQQPRLLVLDEPTNHLDIAQQLEVLALVRGSGLTVLTALHDLNLAALHCDVLHVIDSGRIVASGPPHDVLTTELLAEVFGVRAHRVPHPETGAVQLLFDRLRRARSDS; from the coding sequence ATGCGGATCGATATCGATGCCCTGACGGTCGAGATCGCCGGTGCGCGGCTGGTGGAGGAGGCCACGCTGGCAGCGGGAGAGGGGCAGCTCGTCGGTCTGGTCGGGCCCAACGGCAGTGGAAAGTCCACCCTGTTGCGCTGCGTCTACCGGGCTCTGCGCCCCTCGGCCGGCACGGTGCGGCTCGGCGGCGAGGACCTGTACGCCATGAGCGCGCGCGAAGGCGCCCGTCGGCTGGCCGCCCTGCCCCAGGAGGCGGTCACCGAGTTCGACTTCACGGTTGCCGAGGTCGTGGCGATGGGACGGCTGCCGCACCAGCGGTCGGTGGGCCGGGCCACCGACGAAGACCGGCAGGCGTGCGAGAGCGCGCTGGCGGGAGTCGACGCCGGACACCTCGCCGACCGCGGCTTCCTCACTCTCTCCGGCGGCGAGAAGCAACGGGTGCTGATCGCCCGCGCACTGGCCCAGCAGCCTCGGCTGCTGGTGCTCGACGAGCCGACCAACCACCTGGACATCGCACAGCAGCTGGAAGTACTGGCGCTGGTACGAGGCAGCGGGCTGACCGTCCTCACCGCGCTGCACGACCTCAACCTCGCCGCACTCCACTGCGACGTGCTCCATGTCATCGACAGCGGTCGGATCGTCGCGTCCGGCCCTCCGCACGACGTGCTCACAACCGAGTTGCTGGCCGAGGTCTTCGGCGTACGGGCTCACCGCGTCCCACATCCGGAGACCGGCGCCGTACAGCTGCTCTTCGACCGTCTCCGCCGCGCTCGATCCGATTCCTGA
- a CDS encoding cobalt-precorrin-6A reductase, protein MHVLVLGGTTEARRLAELLVEVLPAGARLTSSLAGRVAGPRLPPGEVRIGGFGGADGLAAWLRTHQVDALIDATHPFAGTISFNAAAATAAAHVPLLALRRPGWVPGEGDDWHSAGSLAEAAVALPALGRRVFLTTGRMGLAAFAGLDELWFLMRSVDAPEAPYPARMEVLLDRGPFTLDGERELIRRHRIDVVVTKDSGGAATAPKLAAAREARIPVVVVRRPPVPQGIPVVDGPEPAVAWLREHIFRQA, encoded by the coding sequence ATGCATGTACTCGTACTCGGCGGAACGACGGAGGCCCGTCGCCTCGCCGAGTTGCTGGTGGAGGTGCTCCCGGCCGGTGCCAGGCTGACGAGTTCGCTCGCCGGACGCGTGGCCGGCCCGAGACTTCCGCCCGGCGAGGTCCGCATCGGCGGCTTCGGGGGAGCCGACGGGCTCGCCGCATGGCTGCGGACGCACCAGGTGGACGCGCTCATCGACGCCACCCATCCTTTCGCCGGGACGATCAGTTTCAACGCGGCCGCTGCCACCGCTGCCGCCCATGTTCCCCTGCTGGCGTTGCGCCGGCCCGGGTGGGTGCCCGGCGAGGGCGACGACTGGCATTCGGCCGGTTCCCTCGCCGAGGCCGCGGTGGCACTGCCTGCGCTGGGCCGGCGCGTGTTCCTCACCACCGGACGCATGGGGCTGGCCGCCTTCGCCGGTCTGGACGAGCTGTGGTTCCTGATGCGTTCGGTGGACGCCCCCGAAGCGCCGTACCCCGCCCGGATGGAGGTCCTGCTCGACCGGGGTCCGTTCACCCTGGACGGAGAACGTGAGCTGATCCGCCGTCATCGCATCGACGTCGTCGTCACGAAGGACAGCGGAGGCGCCGCCACCGCCCCCAAGCTCGCCGCAGCCCGCGAGGCGCGGATCCCGGTCGTGGTGGTGCGGCGGCCGCCCGTGCCCCAGGGAATCCCGGTCGTCGACGGACCGGAACCGGCCGTCGCCTGGCTGCGCGAACACATCTTCCGCCAGGCGTAG
- a CDS encoding precorrin-2 C(20)-methyltransferase has translation MSEQQTGRLYGVGLGPGDPALMTVRAVEIIAEADVIAYHSARHGRSIARSIAAKHIRADHVEEPLVYPVTTETTDHPGGYRGAMEEFYAEAAARLAVHLDAGRTVAVLAEGDPLFYGSYMHMHKRLADRYPTEVIPGVTSVSAAAARLGTPLVEGEEVLTILPGTLPEEELTARLAATDAAVVMKLGRTFPAVRGAFEASGRLPEARYVERATMAGERVGELAEVDAGSVPYFAVAVLPSRIGASRPERAPEGGEVTVVGTGPAGPLWLTPETRGALAAADDLVGYTTYLDRVPVRPGQVRHGSDNKVESERAEFALDLARRGRRVAVVSGGDPGVFAMATAVLEVASQDEYAHVPVRVLPGVTAANAAAARAGAPLGHDYATISLSDRLKPWEVIAERLRAAATADLVLALYNPGSHSRTWQVGKARDLLLEHRSPDTPVVLGRDVGGPAESVRTVRLADLDPAEVDMRTILLVGSSQTRWVRRGDGEQIVWTPRRYPED, from the coding sequence GTGAGCGAGCAGCAGACGGGCCGGCTGTACGGGGTCGGGCTCGGCCCCGGCGATCCGGCCCTGATGACCGTACGCGCGGTGGAGATCATCGCCGAGGCCGATGTCATCGCCTATCACAGCGCCCGGCACGGGCGGTCCATCGCCCGGTCCATCGCGGCGAAGCACATCCGTGCCGACCATGTCGAGGAGCCGCTGGTCTACCCCGTCACGACGGAGACCACGGATCATCCGGGCGGCTACCGGGGGGCGATGGAGGAGTTCTACGCCGAGGCGGCGGCCCGCCTGGCGGTGCACCTCGACGCCGGCCGCACGGTCGCCGTGCTGGCCGAGGGCGACCCGCTCTTCTACGGCTCGTACATGCACATGCACAAGCGGCTCGCCGACCGCTACCCGACCGAGGTGATCCCGGGCGTCACCTCCGTCAGCGCGGCCGCCGCGCGGCTCGGTACCCCGCTCGTGGAGGGCGAGGAGGTGCTGACGATCCTGCCCGGCACGTTGCCGGAGGAGGAGCTGACCGCCCGTCTCGCCGCCACCGACGCCGCCGTGGTGATGAAGCTGGGACGTACGTTTCCCGCGGTGCGCGGCGCCTTCGAGGCGTCCGGGCGGCTGCCCGAGGCGCGTTACGTCGAACGCGCCACGATGGCCGGGGAGCGCGTGGGCGAGCTGGCCGAGGTCGACGCCGGCTCGGTGCCGTACTTCGCGGTCGCGGTCCTGCCCAGCCGGATCGGAGCGTCGCGTCCCGAACGGGCCCCGGAGGGCGGCGAGGTGACCGTGGTCGGCACCGGTCCGGCCGGGCCGCTGTGGCTGACCCCCGAGACGCGCGGGGCGCTGGCCGCCGCCGACGACCTGGTCGGCTACACCACTTATCTGGACCGGGTGCCGGTCCGCCCGGGGCAGGTGCGCCACGGCTCGGACAACAAGGTCGAGTCGGAGCGTGCCGAGTTCGCCCTCGACCTGGCCCGGCGCGGACGGCGGGTGGCCGTGGTGTCGGGCGGCGACCCCGGGGTCTTCGCCATGGCGACGGCCGTCCTCGAAGTGGCGTCGCAGGACGAGTACGCGCACGTACCGGTGCGGGTGCTGCCGGGGGTGACGGCGGCCAACGCCGCCGCTGCCCGGGCGGGTGCGCCGCTGGGCCACGACTACGCGACGATATCGCTCTCCGACCGGCTCAAGCCGTGGGAGGTGATCGCGGAGCGGCTGCGCGCGGCCGCGACGGCGGATCTGGTGCTCGCGCTGTACAACCCCGGTTCACACAGCCGGACCTGGCAGGTCGGCAAGGCCCGTGACCTGCTTCTCGAACACCGCTCGCCGGACACGCCCGTGGTCCTCGGCCGGGATGTTGGCGGGCCCGCCGAGAGCGTGCGGACCGTACGCCTGGCGGACCTCGACCCCGCCGAGGTCGACATGCGCACGATCCTGCTCGTCGGGTCCTCGCAGACCCGTTGGGTACGGCGCGGTGACGGGGAGCAGATCGTCTGGACACCGCGCCGCTATCCGGAGGACTGA
- a CDS encoding LysR substrate-binding domain-containing protein — MSSDFATRSHIDSYFAEHRVSPPIAVEADTIQGLTEIVQRTGLLATVLPDAITDDHPHLTPIPIDPPLPTRVATLLHRESTYESAAARAFTRLARDLVRARGYAPA, encoded by the coding sequence GTGAGCAGTGACTTCGCCACCCGAAGTCACATCGACAGCTACTTCGCCGAGCATCGTGTCAGCCCGCCGATCGCCGTGGAGGCCGACACCATCCAGGGCCTCACGGAAATCGTCCAGCGCACCGGCTTGCTGGCCACCGTGCTGCCCGACGCGATCACGGACGACCACCCGCACCTCACGCCGATTCCCATCGACCCTCCGCTGCCCACCCGCGTCGCCACCTTGCTGCACCGGGAGAGCACCTACGAGAGCGCCGCCGCCCGCGCCTTCACCCGGCTCGCCCGCGACCTGGTCCGCGCACGCGGCTACGCACCGGCCTGA
- a CDS encoding ABC transporter substrate-binding protein, which translates to MPNLVRPAALALAAALVLTGCGAEITSGQEEKSGARTEGGHYPVTIENCGQKKTYDKAPQRVVTNDVGITEIMFALGLQDHMAGYVMPEDKGDLTSVPWKDGYQETKWLSKERINKELVLDARADLVFAGWNYGFSEGDGFTPAELQRVGIDSYLLSESCRNGRGKARGVMAPLDALYTDLRNLGKIFDVEERAEALVATFRKQVAEAQAKAPKGADRPRVFLYDDGRDKPLTSGAYAGPHDIITKAGGDHVMKDLKDSWVTVGWETVVDRDPEVIVINDYGDTGAAQKEKFLKSYPPLANVSAIKNDRIFVLDYADLVESPRNPAAIASLAAYLKEATS; encoded by the coding sequence ATGCCGAACCTTGTACGCCCTGCCGCACTCGCGCTCGCCGCAGCCCTGGTCCTCACCGGCTGCGGTGCGGAAATCACCTCTGGCCAAGAAGAGAAGAGCGGTGCCCGGACAGAGGGCGGCCACTATCCGGTGACCATCGAGAACTGCGGCCAGAAGAAGACCTACGACAAGGCCCCGCAGCGCGTGGTCACCAATGACGTCGGCATCACCGAGATCATGTTCGCGCTCGGGCTCCAGGACCACATGGCGGGCTATGTGATGCCCGAGGACAAGGGCGACCTCACGTCCGTTCCCTGGAAGGACGGCTACCAGGAGACCAAGTGGCTCTCCAAGGAGAGGATCAACAAGGAGCTGGTCCTCGACGCCCGTGCCGATCTGGTCTTCGCCGGATGGAACTACGGATTCAGCGAGGGAGACGGGTTCACTCCCGCCGAACTCCAGAGAGTGGGCATCGACTCGTATCTGCTGAGCGAGTCGTGCCGCAACGGCCGGGGGAAGGCACGCGGGGTGATGGCACCACTCGATGCGCTTTACACCGATTTGCGGAACCTGGGGAAGATATTCGACGTGGAGGAGCGTGCGGAAGCCCTCGTCGCGACGTTCCGGAAGCAGGTGGCCGAAGCGCAGGCCAAGGCGCCGAAGGGCGCTGACCGCCCGCGGGTCTTCCTCTACGACGACGGGCGGGACAAGCCGCTGACCTCCGGTGCCTACGCCGGACCGCACGACATCATCACCAAGGCGGGCGGTGATCACGTCATGAAGGACCTCAAGGACAGTTGGGTCACGGTGGGCTGGGAGACCGTGGTCGACCGTGACCCCGAGGTGATCGTGATCAACGACTACGGTGACACCGGCGCGGCGCAGAAGGAGAAGTTCCTGAAGTCCTATCCGCCGCTGGCGAACGTCTCGGCCATCAAGAACGATCGCATCTTCGTCCTCGACTACGCGGATCTGGTGGAGAGTCCGCGCAATCCCGCGGCGATCGCCTCACTTGCCGCGTATCTGAAGGAAGCGACCTCCTGA
- a CDS encoding cobalt-precorrin-5B (C(1))-methyltransferase → MGEIEGGRSAQLKHTGLRPGWTTGACATAAATAAYTALLTGDFPDPVTITLPKGQTPAFALAMEELAEGRATAGVVKDAGDDPDVTHGSLVRVTVRRLPPGSGVVFRAGPGVGTVTLPGLPLDVGEPAINPVPRQMIRDHIAQVAAEHRGSGDVEVTVSVDDGEEIARSTWNPRLGILGGLSILGTTGVVVPYSCSAWIDSIRRGVDVARAAGHTHVAGCTGSTSEKTVVSEYGLPEIALLDMGDFAGAVLKYVRRHPVDRLTVCGGFAKLSKLAAGHLDLHSGRSQVDKPFLAGLARRGGADEALAAEVAVANTGLAALQLCLARGVPLGDLVAVAARDEALSVLRGAPVAVDVICIDRAGTVVGRSGVR, encoded by the coding sequence ATGGGTGAGATTGAGGGCGGACGCAGCGCCCAGCTGAAACACACCGGTCTGCGGCCCGGCTGGACCACCGGCGCCTGTGCGACCGCGGCGGCCACCGCCGCGTACACGGCCCTGCTGACGGGCGACTTCCCCGACCCGGTGACGATCACCCTACCCAAGGGGCAGACACCCGCTTTCGCGCTCGCGATGGAGGAGCTGGCCGAGGGACGGGCGACGGCCGGGGTGGTCAAGGACGCGGGCGACGACCCTGATGTGACGCACGGCTCCCTCGTCCGGGTCACCGTACGGCGGCTGCCGCCGGGTTCGGGTGTGGTGTTCCGGGCCGGGCCCGGCGTGGGCACGGTCACCCTTCCCGGGCTGCCGCTCGATGTCGGGGAGCCGGCGATCAATCCCGTGCCGCGGCAGATGATCCGCGACCACATCGCACAGGTCGCCGCGGAACACCGGGGTTCGGGGGACGTCGAGGTCACCGTGTCGGTGGACGACGGCGAGGAGATCGCCCGCTCCACGTGGAATCCGCGTCTCGGCATCCTGGGCGGTCTGTCGATCCTCGGCACGACCGGTGTCGTGGTGCCGTACTCCTGCTCGGCGTGGATCGACTCGATCCGCCGCGGTGTGGACGTGGCCCGTGCCGCCGGGCACACCCACGTGGCCGGGTGCACGGGTTCCACCTCGGAGAAGACCGTGGTGTCCGAGTACGGGCTGCCGGAGATCGCGCTGCTCGACATGGGGGACTTCGCGGGCGCGGTGCTCAAGTACGTACGCCGTCACCCGGTGGACCGGCTCACGGTCTGCGGCGGGTTCGCGAAGCTGTCGAAGCTCGCCGCCGGGCACCTCGACCTGCACTCCGGCCGGTCGCAGGTCGACAAGCCGTTCCTGGCCGGGCTGGCCCGGCGGGGTGGTGCGGACGAGGCCCTGGCGGCCGAGGTGGCGGTCGCCAACACAGGTCTCGCGGCACTCCAGCTGTGCCTCGCGCGAGGTGTGCCGCTCGGGGACCTGGTGGCCGTGGCGGCGCGGGACGAGGCGCTGTCGGTGCTGCGGGGTGCGCCGGTCGCCGTCGACGTCATCTGCATCGACCGGGCGGGCACGGTCGTCGGGCGCAGCGGCGTGCGCTGA
- the cobM gene encoding precorrin-4 C(11)-methyltransferase, whose protein sequence is MTVYFIGAGPGAADLITVRGARTLASCQVCLYAGSLVPRELLAECPPDARLVDTAQLDIDRITAELLAAHRAGHDVARLHSGDPSVFSAVNEQMRRLDEAGVPYEVVPGVPAFAAAAAALKRELTVPTVGQTVILTRVANRATAMPEGEDLATLGRSGALIVLHLAAQYVDRVVEELLPYYGADCPAAVVALASRPDEIVLRGSLDDIAEQVKAAGVIRTAVIMVGRTLGAEQFRDSHLYSPGRERHVC, encoded by the coding sequence ATGACCGTGTATTTCATCGGCGCGGGCCCGGGGGCGGCCGACCTGATCACCGTGCGCGGCGCCCGCACGCTCGCCTCCTGCCAGGTGTGCCTGTACGCGGGCAGCCTGGTGCCCCGGGAACTGCTCGCCGAATGCCCCCCGGACGCCCGCCTGGTGGACACCGCGCAGCTCGACATCGACCGGATCACCGCCGAACTGCTGGCCGCGCACCGGGCCGGCCACGACGTGGCCCGGCTGCACTCGGGCGACCCCTCGGTGTTCAGCGCGGTCAATGAGCAGATGCGCCGGCTCGACGAGGCCGGGGTGCCCTACGAAGTGGTGCCCGGCGTACCCGCGTTCGCGGCCGCGGCGGCGGCGCTCAAGCGGGAACTGACCGTACCGACCGTCGGCCAGACCGTCATCCTCACCCGGGTGGCCAACCGTGCGACCGCGATGCCGGAGGGCGAGGACCTGGCCACGCTGGGCCGCAGCGGCGCCCTGATCGTGCTGCACCTCGCCGCCCAGTACGTGGACCGCGTCGTCGAGGAACTGCTGCCGTACTACGGAGCGGACTGCCCGGCCGCTGTCGTGGCGCTGGCCTCACGCCCGGACGAAATCGTCCTGCGCGGATCTCTCGACGACATCGCCGAGCAGGTGAAGGCGGCGGGCGTGATCCGTACCGCCGTCATCATGGTCGGCCGCACCCTGGGCGCCGAGCAGTTCCGCGACAGCCACCTCTACTCGCCGGGGCGCGAGCGCCACGTCTGCTGA